One Streptomonospora salina genomic window, CCAGCCGGACAGGCCGTCGGGCCGGGCCGTGTTGAACAGGACGAAAACCAGGGCCGGTGCGATCATGCCTCCGGCGGCGGCAACGATGGGCAGCATGGCCCGCCGCGGATTGCGCAGCTCACCGTGGGCGAACTCCTGCTTGAGTTCGGCGCCGATGATGAAGAAGAACAGCGCGAGGATGCCGTCGGCGGCCCAGTGCTCGATGTCGAGGTCCAGGTGCAGCGGCTCGGACGGGCCGACGGTGAAGCTGCGCACCGCCTCGTACAGGCCCGACCACGGGGAGTTGGCCCACACGAGCGCCACGACGGCCGCGGCGATCAGCAGGAACCCCCCGACCGAATCCTTGCGAAGAGCGTCGGCGAGTCCGTTCGAACCCGTCTTGGTCGCCATGGTCGTAACTCCCGAGTCGTCCGTACGCGTTGCTGCACATCGCCGACCAGACTTCCCGGCACACCATGCGTGTCATCCCGACCGCCCGGACAACCCTGCACTATGGCACGGGATCTGTCCAAGTCCTCCCAGCTCACACGAGTTCGCGAAAACTCGGCCACGCAGGAGGTTCCTGAATTCTAGGAGAGTACGATTACACCGCTTGCACCCGGGGTCGGTTCCCGCGGCCGCCGAGCTCCCGGGCGTGTCGTCCGGTGCGCCCTGCCGCCGCCGCGCTCGGCCCCGTTTCCCCGATCGGCGAGGTGGCCGAACCCATGACACCGCGACCGCCGCTGAACGGCGCCGCCGTGCACGTGGGCCGCCTGCCGTGGCGCCACGACTCCGTGGTGTGCCTGCTGTTTCGCGGCGAACGGCCGGTCCTGGTGCGCCACCGCAGCCGCGGCTGGGAGTTCCCCGGCGGCCATGCCGAACCCGGCGAAGGCATCGAGGAGACGGCGCGCCGCGAAGCCCGAGAGGAAGCCGGCGCCGATCTCGGCGAGGTCCACGTCGACGGGTACTACGTCCTCGCCGGCGGCCACACCAC contains:
- a CDS encoding NUDIX domain-containing protein codes for the protein MTPRPPLNGAAVHVGRLPWRHDSVVCLLFRGERPVLVRHRSRGWEFPGGHAEPGEGIEETARREAREEAGADLGEVHVDGYYVLAGGHTTVVTHAQLAARRPLDGAFETEDVAEFDVLPADSELSWDDGVYAHLLRVLGLPGAP